The DNA segment GATTGCCAGGGCGGCCATAGTAGCCGTAGTGGCCTCGGAGCTTCAGGTTCAAGACGTACTGCTGCCTCTCGAGTGGTTCATGGCGATGGGCCTTGCACCACTGCGAGGTACCCCTCAATGCCCGTTGGAAGCGATCCGATGCCGTTCGTGTCTTCACTGCCCACTTGCCCGCGAGGCTCTTGCCCCAGTGGATGGTGAAGCCGAGGAAGTCGAAGGTGGCCGGCTTGTACGGCCCCTCGTCCGCGTCGCGTCGGCGCGTCATCCGGTCCGGCCGCTTGAATGGCAGAAGCCAGGTCTTGTCCGGGTGCAGCGTCAGACCGTACTTGCTGAATCGCTTCGGTAGCACAGCCATCACGCGGCGCGCGTCCTCCTCGTACTCGAACAACATCACAGCGTCATCGGCATAGCGCATCAGATGGGCTTGGCCGCGCATGCGCGGTCGCACCTCTCTGGCAAACCACACGTCGAACACCTCGTGCAGAAGGACATTTGCAAGAATCGGGGAAACGACCCCGCCTTGCGGACTACCCGCATCCGGGTACTTCAGACTTCCGTTCTCGAGCACTCCCGCATTCAACCACTTACCTATCAGGCGTAGAATCGCTCCATCGCGTATCCGGCGACATAGCACTTCGCCCAGACGCTCGTGATCGATCGAGTCAAAATACTTCCGTATATCGATCTCGATGACCCAACCGCCAGCCATCCTCGTCGCCTCTCGGTGCAGCTCGTCCAGCGCTTGTTGCGCCGACCGGCCGGGACGAAAGCCGTACGAGCAGTCCAGAAACTCCTCCTCGTAGACGGCTTCAAGCACCATGGCAACTGCGCGTTGCAGCACCTTATCCTCGAAAGTTGGAATACCGATCGGCCTCGTTTCCGAGCCAGACCCTTTCGGGATATGGACTCTGCGCACCGGCGGCGCACGGTACGTGCCGGACTTCGCGCGTTCGAGAAGCGACCGGAGGTTGTCCTCCAGGTGTGCCGCATAGTCGTCCGCACTCTGTCCGTCCACGCCCATCGCGCCATCTTTGCGCGTCCTTCGGTGTGCCTCACGTAGCCATTCCAGGTCGATGTGATGAGCGAGCGTCGTGAGCGGCTGTTCGCGGAGTTGCCGCGCCAGCCCTGCTATCCGTTTGAGTCGCGTTGAGATGGGTACCAAACCCGATGTCTCTTCCATCTTTCCCTCGTACGGTTCCGTGTCCCGGCGCGCCCTTCGCTCCACGGGGTCCCACGGCTCGGTTCCCCCGATTCGTCGCTACTATGGCGCGCTCCGACGTCCCGCTGCTCCGCTTCGGCTTCGCTCGCGCTCGCCTTCACGGTTCCGTCTCACGACGTAGCCAATGGGACCTCCCAAGTTCCTCGGCGACCCTCGCCACGCATGCCCCGGCTCTTCGACTCCGGTGGAATCTCAGGAGCAGGCCTCCGGGAACATGTCCCTACGCATCGCTCCCTCGATGTTGCCTTCCGGGCTTACGGTCCCGTCGGCTTCCACGACTTCTTTCTTTCGGAGCCCGATTCCGCGGCCCGCGTGCTCGCTGTCTACGCTTCGTAGTCCGGGTTGCCCTCGGTCACCACGCAAGACTCGCTTCCGACTGGCGGCCCTACCTTGGTCGGGCAGGAATTCAACCCGCTGGGTCGCTACATCAGGTTTCAGTTGGTGTGGACTTCACATGGCATCCTCCTGATCGAAGCTGTGCTTGGCGCACCGTAGGTAAAAGAAGCCGGATCGCAGCGCGAAGAAGTGTAGCGCGGCAGAGCGAAAGGGTGGGACCGCGAGCGTCGTGATGGCTCGGTCCTGGGTCGAAAGAGCGTGGTCCGGGCGGCGCCGAACGCGCTACGGGGCGCATCGGCGCGCCGTGGGCACACGTGTCCGTCCGGGCGTTGGTCTGGCCCGGGAGGCGCGTCGCGAGACGCTATGCGGCGTCACCGGGCGCCTTGCGGCGCACAACGGTGCTTTTCCAGTACGGTGGCCGCCGCGTAGACGCTGGGAGAGCGTGCTGGAACATCGGTCGGCTAGCCGAGCGCGGAGAGGAAGCGGACGATGTTCCGGGGCTCAGTGACCATGGCGACGAGCTTCATCCGCCCCTTGCAAGTTGGGCACTCGAGGACATCGATCCTGCGAACGTAAAGCCGAAAACCGGCCGGAGAGCGGGATCGCGTGCTCGATAGCGACGTGGTCGCCTGTCACGACGACACGCTCGATCAGCAGCCGGACGAGGCGTTGCCGCCCTGCAAAGTCCAGCTTATCCAGTCCTTCCCGCAGCGTCGCCGCAAAGGCCGTCAGGTCGTCGGCCAGCTGATTGAGCCGAGTTCGGTCCTGGTCCTGGGCCGCGATCTCCTCGATGCGAACGCGCACCGCGCGCTGCTCGGCATCGAGGCGATCGCGCCGCGCCTTGAGCTCCTCGACGGATATCGCGCCGGCCTGATAGGCGTCGACCAGCCGTTCGACTTGAGTCTGGAGCTTGCGCTCGGCGCTCTCGAGACGGGCACGGTCACGGCGACTCTGGTCCTCTCCCGCGCGGCTCGAACGCCATGCCTCAACCTCTTGCAGCAGCATCTCCGGGGACTGAATCCACGATACCAGCGCGTCCCATACCACCGCATCGAGCTCGTCGCGACGGATGTACTTGGCTTTGCACCGCTTGTCATGGCCGCGCACTTCGGCGAGGCGGCGTCGGCATCCATAATAGAAGTACTCGTAGGGCACGCCGGACCGCGGGGCCTGTCGATGGCCCTCCATGCGCCACCCGCATTCACCGCAGACGACGAGCGACCGGAGAAGGTAGTCGTGCTTGAGGTGCCGCGGCGCCTGCCACCGGTGCTTCGCGAGGATCGCGCGGACCTCGGCTTGCTCCTTTTCGTCAACGATCGAAGGGACCGGAATGATGAGCCACTCCTGCTTGGGACGGAAGCGGCTGGAGCTCTTGAGGTGCTTTCGGTAGGAACCCGGCTTTTTCGGTCGTGCCGGTTCGACCGACATCCGACGACCGTAGGTCGCCATGCCAGTATAGGTGGGGTCGGTCAGCACCCCATAGACGCGGCCCTCGGTCCACCGCGCCGCCCTGCGAGGACGTATCCCCTGTGCGTTCAGTCGCCTGGCGACGGCGCGTGAGCTGAGATCCTCCTCGCGCACCCACCGGTACATCGCCCGTACATGCTGGGCTTCGACCTCGTCGATGACGACCGTGCGCCGCAGCCCATCGGCAGAGCGTTCGATGGCATAGCCATAGCGTGCGACAGAGCTGTAAGGCAGCATCTGCCCGGCACGCAGTTTGTGAATACGACCGCGGCGCGTGCGCTCCATGATCTTCGCGCGCTCATACTCGGCGATGATGCCCTGCATCTGCACGAGCAGGCGGTCCTCGGCACGCTCGGTCGCGGGGCATTCGACGAAGTGCACGTGGACTCCGCGGTTCGTCAGCTCCTCGACCAGCACAACCTGATGCACGTAGTTGCGCGCGAGCCGATCGGGAGCATGTACGAGCACCACGTCGATCAGCCCATCGGCCGCTGCGTCGCGCAACGCGTCCAATCCCGGCCGATCGAGGCGAGCGCCACTGATGCCGTCATCGATGTACCGTCGCTCTGCCGGCACCGTGAGCCCCATGGCGGTCGCTGCGTTCTCGAGCGCTTCGAGCTGCGACGCCACCGTTTGCTCCTGTTCCTGCCGCGCCGTCGAGACGCGCGCATAGAGGGCGGCTCGTTGGCTCATGGTCTCTCCTTTCGTTGCTGTTGCTGGCGTTGGGTTCGTTGCTCCTCTTGGCGCCGTCGTCCCCGCTCCTGCGCAGCCCGATCGGGGGGCTTTCCGCGGCGTCGATCACGAGGCCGACCGCCAGGCTGAGCCGAGATGAACCGTCGGGCTGGGGCCGCGCTCTCCACTCGATCCTCCACGCACGCTGGGTCATGGATCCCCGCCATCCTTTCGGGGACCCCCTCACGACCCCAGCCCGTTGACGGGAGCGACCCATCCGCAGCCTCATTCCCACCCTTCCCGGAATTCCTGCGGATCTTGAAAACACGCCGGTGCAGCACCAGCCTCAGCAGGTTTTCATGCTTTGCGTTCGCAGGATGTCGATCGCAAATGTGCGGCGCAAGAGCTCGGCCCACGGTCGATAGCCGCCACGCTTGCGTTTCGGAGCGACGTCATCGTCCGCCTTCGTAGGCACTTCTGGCTTCGCAGGGCGCGGTCCGATGCGCTTGCGCGCCAACGTGGGCGACTTGCCGAGGCGAGCACGCCAGCGTACTTGACGGTGTGAAAGCGCGGCGGCGGAACGCTGGCCGCGAGACGGCACAGGGCCGAGAGCGGATCCATGTCCACCGCGACAGTCCCGTCAGCGAAGGCGCGCCTCCGCGACAGCCGCACCAGGCCGTCCTGCTGCGGCTCGACGCGCTCGTTTGCGATCGGGGGTCGCAGCACGTAACGCAGCAGCGCCTCCCTCGCCGCGGCATGGTGCGCACCAGCGCGCGTCGCTGCGTGCAAGGTGAAGCCATCGAGCGCAGCGCACAGCGGCTTGTCGTACGCGAGCGCGCTCGGACAATACGACGAGAGCCCGCGGAGCCATCGCGGGGCGACGACGTGTGGCGCGGCTCTCGTCCCGAGACGGCGGAGGCACAGAGCGCGGCCTCGGGCTCGTCGTCCTCCTCGACGTCGTGCTCGATCTCGAGATGCCCGTGCCGCCGGAGGTAACGGAGCATCCGCCCGACGGCGTGCTCTATGACCTGACCGACCTCGCGCGTTCGCAGGTGACCGAGTTCGTTCCACACCAGCTCGGTGCCGTCTTCGTGATAAGCCCCGTCGAGGAAGACCACGTGCAGATGCGGATTGAGCCGCATGTCGCCGGACGTGCGTTGCACGACGGTCACCGCGCCGCTCTTGACCGCGCCGCACGCGCCTCGGCGCGCTCTTCGTAGAACCGCTCCACGCTCTCGACGAAGATGCGGGTCAGCACGCCGAACAACGCCCCGTCCTGGGCGAGCCTGCGCCGCCACGGAAACGGAAACGTCAACACCCACTGCCGGAACGCCACCTCGGGCAGGACGTCCTCGATCAGGTTCGTCGCCGTGGCACACATGCGTCGGCCCAGACACGACGGGCAGAAACCGCGTCCTTTACAGATGAAGGCCACCATCCGACTCTCTTCGCAGCGCTCGCACCGGAGCCGCGCGAACCCGCGGCAGAGCAGCCCGCAGTCGAGGTAGGCTTCGAGCTCCTTCTTCGCGTGCTTGGGTATCCGGACGGCGATGGCGCCGTCGTCGATAGCCCCGTACAGCGTCTCCACGTTGTCGCGCACGATCTCGTAGAGCGTCGTCTTCTCGGGGCGACGGCGCTCGTAGACGACGCCCGTGGTGCGAGCCGCGCTGGCCACACGGCGCGGACACCGCACGCCGCACGCCACGCGGTGAGGGCGCGTTTTCGCCGCGAATTTCGACAACCCGCCGGGCTATCGCCCATGGCGGCGCCAGGGCGGAGCGGCGGGCCGGGGGGCGGCGGGCCGCGACGCTCGCTGCCGCGGCGGCGGAGGCGCTCGCCGAGCACCCGGCTCGCGCTCGATATGTCGGCGCGCGAGAACGCAGAGCGCGAGCGCGCAGCGTTGCAGGAGGAGATGATCCGGGTGCAGCAGAGCCGGCTAGCGGAGCTGTCCACGCCGATGATCCCGATCACCGAGCACGTGATGGTCATGCCTCTCATTGGGACCATGGATGAGCAGCGTGCCGGGCACGTGCTTGCATCTGCGCTCTCTGGCGCCGAGGCGCATGGTGCGCGTGCCGCCTCCGTGCCAGCATGCAGGAGCCGCTTCGCCACTCGTTTCCCCACCGCTCCCCGTGGCGTCCGCAGTTCCGCCATGGCGTCGCCACGCAGCATCGCGGCGAGAGGGTCGTCGCCTGCGCACGCCGCCACGCTTGCCTCCCGGCACAGGCCTGGTGCTTGCCGGCATCACTTTCCGGATGCCTCCGGGGCGCTTCGGCACGCAACCGCCGCGTGCGGGCGATCCCAGTAGAGCCTGCGGGCACTGGCGAGCGGCAAGGCTCCGGCAGCGAGTCGACGCGAGCGGCGGGCTCGACGTTCGGCCCAAGCTTACTCACCGCTCCGGTGCCACCGGCAGCCCGAGCAGCTGACCGATCGCCTCGTGCACGACCCAGGCTGCCTCCGCGTCCCCGAGGGCGACGGCTCGGCTCAGGGTGCCGGCGAGCGACGCAACCACGGCGGCTCGAGGCGATGGATCGACCGTCGCGAGTTCTCCGGGCCCAGGGCTCGGCGGTTGGGCCGGGGTTGGGTCCATACCTCCTGAGGGGGTGCGATCCGTCGTCACGCGCTCGTAAAATCCCTGGAGATGCGACGGATCGCGACGGTTCGCCCCCGTGGCGGAATCCTGGCGGGATTTCTGACACGCAGAACTACTCCGCCGGTACCGGCGCGAAGTAGACCTGCTTGGGACCGATGGCGTGCCCGGCGGGGATGGGGGTGCCGAGCTCGTCGAGGCGGAAGACGTCCGGTGGGAGTCGGAGCGACTCCCGCAGCCGATCCATCGTGGCCGGGACGAAGGGGTAGAGCATGATCATCAGGTTCTTGAGCACGTAGAATGAGGAGAAGAGGGCGTCGCGCCGGCCCTGCTCCGGGTGCCGGTCGTCGTGCGGCTTGAACTGCGCGAAGAGGCTGTTGATGACGCGCGCGTAGTTCTCGATCTCGAAGAGCAGCGTCGGGTAGTCGGCGCGATCCATCGCCCGCACGTAGCGCTGGACGATGCGGACGGTATCCGAGACGACCTTGTCGAGCAGCGCCCCCTCGGGCACGCGCCCGCCGAATTTCGAGTGCGTCGCCGAGATCGGCCGCTCGAACGCCGCGTTGAGCGGCCCGGCGAGGAACCGGTTGCGCTCGTCGAGCTTGGCGAATTCGAAGTTCGACGGCTTCTCCGCG comes from the Sorangium aterium genome and includes:
- a CDS encoding transposase zinc-binding domain-containing protein yields the protein MASAARTTGVVYERRRPEKTTLYEIVRDNVETLYGAIDDGAIAVRIPKHAKKELEAYLDCGLLCRGFARLRCERCEESRMVAFICKGRGFCPSCLGRRMCATATNLIEDVLPEVAFRQWVLTFPFPWRRRLAQDGALFGVLTRIFVESVERFYEERAEARAARSRAAR
- a CDS encoding recombinase family protein, whose amino-acid sequence is MSQRAALYARVSTARQEQEQTVASQLEALENAATAMGLTVPAERRYIDDGISGARLDRPGLDALRDAAADGLIDVVLVHAPDRLARNYVHQVVLVEELTNRGVHVHFVECPATERAEDRLLVQMQGIIAEYERAKIMERTRRGRIHKLRAGQMLPYSSVARYGYAIERSADGLRRTVVIDEVEAQHVRAMYRWVREEDLSSRAVARRLNAQGIRPRRAARWTEGRVYGVLTDPTYTGMATYGRRMSVEPARPKKPGSYRKHLKSSSRFRPKQEWLIIPVPSIVDEKEQAEVRAILAKHRWQAPRHLKHDYLLRSLVVCGECGWRMEGHRQAPRSGVPYEYFYYGCRRRLAEVRGHDKRCKAKYIRRDELDAVVWDALVSWIQSPEMLLQEVEAWRSSRAGEDQSRRDRARLESAERKLQTQVERLVDAYQAGAISVEELKARRDRLDAEQRAVRVRIEEIAAQDQDRTRLNQLADDLTAFAATLREGLDKLDFAGRQRLVRLLIERVVVTGDHVAIEHAIPLSGRFSALRSQDRCPRVPNLQGADEARRHGH
- a CDS encoding transposase; this translates as MCLRRLGTRAAPHVVAPRWLRGLSSYCPSALAYDKPLCAALDGFTLHAATRAGAHHAAAREALLRYVLRPPIANERVEPQQDGLVRLSRRRAFADGTVAVDMDPLSALCRLAASVPPPRFHTVKYAGVLASASRPRWRASASDRALRSQKCLRRRTMTSLRNASVAAIDRGPSSCAAHLRSTSCERKA
- the ltrA gene encoding group II intron reverse transcriptase/maturase, producing the protein MEETSGLVPISTRLKRIAGLARQLREQPLTTLAHHIDLEWLREAHRRTRKDGAMGVDGQSADDYAAHLEDNLRSLLERAKSGTYRAPPVRRVHIPKGSGSETRPIGIPTFEDKVLQRAVAMVLEAVYEEEFLDCSYGFRPGRSAQQALDELHREATRMAGGWVIEIDIRKYFDSIDHERLGEVLCRRIRDGAILRLIGKWLNAGVLENGSLKYPDAGSPQGGVVSPILANVLLHEVFDVWFAREVRPRMRGQAHLMRYADDAVMLFEYEEDARRVMAVLPKRFSKYGLTLHPDKTWLLPFKRPDRMTRRRDADEGPYKPATFDFLGFTIHWGKSLAGKWAVKTRTASDRFQRALRGTSQWCKAHRHEPLERQQYVLNLKLRGHYGYYGRPGNRARLWTLLHWATRVWWRWLHRRSQRGLSWAAMNRLLKRYPLLKPTAVRIV